A genomic window from Cupriavidus metallidurans CH34 includes:
- a CDS encoding AMP-binding protein gives MQESSATTFPRCLLAHATQRPDHPAYREKDLGIWQTYGWSQTANEVRALACGLAALGFRRGMNLAVVGDNRPRLYWAMTAAQALGGIPVPLYQDAIANEMIYVLDDAEIEFAIVEDQEQVDKLLEVESQLAARGRAVRHLIYEDPRGLRDYDHPSLLSYERVQEIGREFDRANPGFFDAAVQAGAPEDTAIILYTSGTTGKPKGVCHSHAGLIGSARNGCKFDGLGADDDVLSYLPMAWVGDNLFSYAQALVAGFTVNCPESRETVMTDLREIGPTYYFAPPRIYEGLLTQVMIRMEDAGWIKRRLFQWAMNVARRCGADILDKRPVATLDRLRYALGEALIYGPLRNVLGMSRIRVGYTAGEAIGPDLFRFYRSIGINLKQFYGQTETCAYVCLQPDGQVKFDTVGPAAPGMEIRIAENGEVLVRGVGLLKNYYKRDDATREAINDEGYFLTGDAGVIDADGHLKIIDRAKDVGKLADGSMFAPKYIENKLKFFPYIKEAVAFGTDRDRVCAFINIDFDAVGNWAERRHLPYAGYVDLAAQPDVIAMIAECVEQVNADLAADAMLAGSQIARFLILHKELDPDDDELTRTRKVRRGFIAEKYGVLVEALYAGKPEQFIETRVKFEDGREGSVSATLKLVDVKRFPPVGGARAA, from the coding sequence ATGCAGGAATCGTCGGCAACGACCTTCCCGCGATGCCTGCTGGCGCACGCCACGCAGCGGCCCGATCATCCGGCCTATCGCGAGAAGGATCTCGGTATCTGGCAGACATATGGCTGGTCGCAGACCGCGAACGAGGTTAGGGCCCTTGCCTGTGGGCTCGCGGCGCTGGGCTTCCGGCGCGGCATGAACCTGGCCGTGGTCGGTGACAACCGTCCGCGTCTTTACTGGGCCATGACCGCCGCCCAGGCGCTGGGCGGCATTCCGGTGCCGCTGTACCAGGACGCGATCGCCAACGAGATGATCTACGTGCTCGACGATGCGGAGATCGAGTTCGCGATCGTCGAGGACCAGGAACAGGTCGACAAGCTGCTCGAAGTGGAATCGCAGCTCGCCGCGCGTGGCCGCGCGGTACGCCACCTGATCTACGAAGACCCACGCGGATTGCGCGACTACGATCATCCGTCGCTGCTTTCGTACGAACGCGTGCAGGAGATCGGCCGCGAGTTCGACCGCGCGAACCCCGGATTCTTTGACGCGGCAGTGCAGGCCGGCGCGCCGGAAGACACGGCCATCATCCTCTATACATCCGGCACCACTGGCAAACCGAAGGGCGTGTGCCACTCGCATGCGGGCCTGATTGGCTCGGCCCGTAACGGCTGCAAGTTCGATGGCCTTGGTGCCGATGACGACGTGCTGTCGTACCTGCCGATGGCCTGGGTAGGCGACAACCTGTTCTCGTACGCGCAGGCGCTGGTGGCAGGCTTCACCGTGAACTGCCCGGAGTCCCGCGAGACCGTGATGACAGATCTGCGCGAGATCGGCCCGACCTACTACTTCGCGCCGCCGCGCATCTATGAAGGATTGTTGACGCAAGTCATGATTCGCATGGAGGACGCGGGCTGGATCAAGCGCCGCCTCTTTCAATGGGCGATGAACGTGGCGCGCCGTTGCGGCGCGGACATCCTCGACAAGCGGCCGGTAGCGACGCTGGATCGGCTGCGCTATGCGCTGGGTGAAGCGCTAATCTACGGCCCGCTGCGCAACGTGCTTGGCATGAGCCGCATCCGCGTGGGCTACACGGCGGGCGAGGCGATCGGCCCGGACCTGTTCCGCTTCTATCGCTCGATCGGCATTAACCTGAAGCAGTTCTACGGCCAGACCGAAACCTGCGCTTACGTCTGCCTGCAGCCGGACGGCCAGGTCAAGTTCGATACGGTGGGACCGGCCGCCCCAGGCATGGAAATCCGCATCGCCGAAAACGGCGAAGTGCTGGTGCGCGGCGTGGGGCTGCTCAAGAACTACTACAAGCGCGACGACGCCACACGCGAGGCGATCAACGACGAAGGCTACTTCCTGACCGGCGACGCCGGCGTGATCGATGCCGACGGGCACCTCAAGATCATCGACCGGGCCAAGGACGTGGGCAAGCTGGCCGATGGCTCGATGTTCGCGCCCAAGTACATCGAGAACAAGCTCAAGTTCTTCCCGTACATCAAGGAAGCGGTGGCCTTCGGTACCGACCGCGACCGCGTCTGCGCGTTTATCAATATCGACTTCGACGCCGTGGGCAACTGGGCCGAGCGCCGCCATTTGCCCTATGCGGGCTACGTCGACCTGGCTGCCCAGCCCGACGTGATCGCGATGATCGCCGAATGCGTCGAGCAGGTGAACGCCGATCTGGCCGCCGATGCGATGCTGGCTGGGTCGCAGATCGCACGCTTCCTGATCCTGCATAAGGAACTCGATCCGGACGACGACGAACTCACGCGCACGCGCAAGGTGCGGCGCGGCTTCATCGCGGAGAAGTACGGCGTGCTGGTCGAGGCGCTCTATGCGGGCAAGCCCGAGCAGTTCATCGAGACGCGCGTGAAGTTCGAGGATGGGCGCGAGGGCAGCGTGTCGGCCACGCTGAAGCTGGTGGATGTGAAGCGCTTCCCGCCCGTAGGCGGCGCGCGCGCGGCGTGA
- a CDS encoding ABC transporter ATP-binding protein has protein sequence MTVTQTAWQGGMARVDATGTLVPPGAIAPAGHVEGTHGDSPRPGSAREPESTSHVRTRGDVILDLQNISLSFGGVKALTDISFDVCEHEIRAIIGPNGAGKSSMLNVINGVYHPQQGRIVFRGQERRQMHPTAAARQGIARTFQNIALFKGMTVLDNIMTGRNTQFRTGVFAHALWWGPARAEEMRHRRKVEEVIDFLEIQAIRKTPVGRLPYGLQKRVELARALAAEPSMLLLDEPMAGMNVEEKQDMCRFILDVNHQFGTTIVLIEHDMGVVMDISDRVVVLDYGKKIGDGTPDEVKSNPDVIRAYLGTAH, from the coding sequence ATGACGGTCACCCAGACAGCGTGGCAAGGCGGCATGGCCCGCGTGGACGCCACAGGCACGTTGGTGCCGCCGGGCGCGATTGCCCCGGCCGGGCACGTGGAGGGCACGCACGGCGACAGCCCGCGCCCCGGCAGTGCGCGTGAGCCAGAGTCGACGTCCCACGTTCGCACGCGCGGCGACGTGATTCTCGATCTGCAGAACATCTCGCTGTCGTTCGGCGGCGTGAAGGCGCTGACCGATATCTCGTTCGACGTCTGCGAGCACGAGATCCGCGCAATCATCGGCCCGAACGGCGCGGGCAAGAGTTCGATGCTGAATGTGATCAACGGCGTCTATCACCCGCAGCAGGGCCGCATCGTGTTTCGAGGCCAGGAGCGTCGCCAGATGCATCCCACGGCTGCTGCGCGCCAGGGCATCGCACGGACGTTCCAGAACATCGCGCTGTTCAAGGGCATGACCGTGCTGGACAACATCATGACCGGCCGCAACACGCAGTTCCGCACGGGCGTGTTCGCCCACGCGCTCTGGTGGGGGCCGGCCCGCGCCGAAGAGATGCGTCATCGCCGCAAGGTCGAGGAGGTGATCGACTTCCTCGAGATCCAGGCGATCCGCAAGACACCGGTCGGCAGGCTGCCTTACGGCCTGCAGAAGCGCGTGGAACTGGCGCGCGCGCTGGCTGCGGAACCGTCGATGCTGTTGCTCGATGAACCGATGGCGGGCATGAACGTGGAAGAGAAGCAGGACATGTGCCGTTTCATCCTGGACGTGAACCATCAGTTCGGCACCACCATCGTGCTGATCGAGCACGACATGGGCGTGGTGATGGATATCTCCGACCGCGTGGTGGTACTCGACTACGGCAAGAAGATCGGCGATGGCACGCCCGATGAGGTCAAGTCGAACCCGGACGTGATTCGCGCATACCTCGGCACGGCGCACTGA
- a CDS encoding branched-chain amino acid ABC transporter permease, with product MSFFFEILIGGLLSGLMYSLVALGFVLIYKASGVFNFAQGAMVYFAALAVVGLMDKGLPMWAAVIGAFIVMIIVGMSTERFVLRKLVNQPPITLFMATIGLSFFLEGLGPLLFGNEVRPIQLGIVDEPIESILTRFNIVVSKFDLAAALIAAVLVAGLALFFQYTKVGRALRAVADDHQAALSLGIPLQNIWAIVWGVAGFVALVAGMLWGSRNGVQFALTLTALKALPVLILGGFTSVPGAIVGGLIIGASEKLAEIYIPPVFQSVFGGNFGGIEGWFPYVFALLFLLVRPEGLFGEKHIDRV from the coding sequence ATGAGTTTCTTCTTCGAAATCCTGATCGGCGGCTTGCTGTCAGGACTGATGTACTCGCTCGTGGCACTGGGCTTCGTGCTGATCTACAAGGCGTCAGGCGTGTTCAACTTCGCGCAGGGCGCGATGGTCTACTTCGCCGCGCTTGCCGTGGTCGGGTTGATGGACAAGGGGCTGCCGATGTGGGCCGCCGTGATCGGCGCGTTCATCGTCATGATCATCGTCGGCATGAGCACCGAGCGCTTCGTGCTGCGCAAGCTGGTCAACCAGCCGCCAATCACGCTGTTCATGGCCACGATCGGGCTGTCGTTCTTCCTGGAGGGGCTGGGGCCGCTGCTTTTCGGCAACGAGGTGCGCCCGATCCAGCTCGGCATCGTTGACGAGCCGATTGAATCGATCCTGACGCGCTTCAACATCGTCGTGTCGAAGTTCGACCTGGCCGCCGCGCTGATCGCGGCAGTACTGGTGGCGGGGCTGGCGCTGTTCTTCCAGTACACCAAGGTCGGCCGCGCGCTGCGCGCGGTGGCGGACGACCATCAGGCCGCGCTTTCGCTCGGGATTCCGCTGCAGAACATCTGGGCCATCGTCTGGGGCGTGGCCGGATTCGTGGCGCTGGTGGCCGGCATGTTGTGGGGCTCGCGCAATGGCGTGCAGTTCGCGCTGACGCTGACGGCGCTCAAGGCGCTGCCGGTGCTGATTCTCGGCGGCTTCACGTCGGTGCCCGGCGCGATCGTCGGCGGGCTGATCATCGGCGCATCGGAGAAGCTGGCCGAGATCTACATCCCGCCGGTGTTCCAGTCGGTGTTCGGCGGCAATTTCGGGGGGATCGAAGGCTGGTTCCCGTATGTGTTCGCGTTGCTGTTTCTGCTCGTACGGCCAGAGGGGCTGTTCGGCGAGAAGCACATCGACCGCGTCTGA
- a CDS encoding branched-chain amino acid ABC transporter permease gives MLYRESGQFKTSYVADSQIFPIRQDRIFFALLMAVAFVAIPFVGTEYWLSAILTPFLIFSLAALGLNILTGYAGQLSLGTAAFMAVGAYAAYNFQLRIEGIPVLLTFILAGASAAVVGVAFGLPSLRIKGFYLAVATLAAQFFVVWALTKFPWLSNNSSSGVITAQRLDLFGVAIDTPVKKYLFVLGIVTVLALIAKNLVRSATGRAWMAVRDMDVAAEVIGIPLMRTKLLAFAVSSFYCGVAGALYAFCYLGSVEPDGFSLDLSFRILFMIIIGGVGSILGSFLGAAFILLLPIFLDNVLPALASSLHLPFTNATVSHIQLMVFGGLIIFFLIVEPHGLARLWQIAKEKLRLWPFPH, from the coding sequence ATGCTTTATCGCGAATCCGGACAGTTCAAGACCAGCTACGTTGCCGACAGCCAGATTTTCCCGATCCGGCAGGACCGCATCTTCTTTGCCCTGCTGATGGCGGTGGCGTTCGTGGCGATTCCGTTCGTCGGCACCGAATACTGGCTCAGCGCCATCCTGACGCCGTTCCTGATCTTCTCGCTGGCGGCGCTTGGACTCAACATTCTCACCGGCTACGCTGGCCAGCTCTCGCTCGGCACGGCCGCATTCATGGCGGTGGGCGCGTACGCGGCCTACAACTTCCAGCTTCGGATCGAAGGCATTCCGGTGCTGCTGACGTTCATCCTGGCCGGCGCGTCGGCGGCGGTGGTGGGTGTGGCGTTCGGGCTGCCGTCGCTGCGCATCAAGGGCTTCTACCTGGCGGTGGCCACGCTGGCCGCGCAGTTCTTCGTGGTGTGGGCGCTGACCAAGTTTCCCTGGTTGTCGAACAACAGTTCCTCGGGCGTGATCACGGCGCAGCGGCTCGACCTGTTTGGCGTGGCGATCGACACCCCGGTGAAGAAGTATCTGTTTGTGCTGGGCATCGTCACCGTGCTGGCGCTGATCGCCAAGAACCTGGTGCGCTCGGCCACGGGCCGCGCGTGGATGGCGGTGCGCGACATGGACGTGGCGGCCGAGGTGATCGGCATCCCGCTGATGCGCACCAAGCTGCTGGCGTTCGCAGTCAGCTCCTTCTATTGCGGCGTGGCTGGCGCGCTGTATGCGTTCTGCTATCTGGGCTCGGTGGAGCCAGATGGCTTCTCGCTCGATCTGTCGTTCCGCATCCTGTTCATGATCATCATCGGCGGCGTGGGCAGCATCCTGGGCTCGTTCCTGGGCGCCGCATTCATCCTGCTGCTGCCGATATTTCTCGACAACGTGCTGCCCGCGCTGGCGTCGTCGCTGCACCTGCCGTTCACGAACGCCACGGTGTCGCATATCCAGCTCATGGTGTTCGGCGGGTTGATCATCTTCTTCCTGATCGTCGAGCCGCATGGCCTGGCTCGCCTCTGGCAGATCGCCAAGGAGAAGCTGCGCTTGTGGCCATTCCCGCACTAG